Proteins encoded within one genomic window of Triticum aestivum cultivar Chinese Spring chromosome 2D, IWGSC CS RefSeq v2.1, whole genome shotgun sequence:
- the LOC123050427 gene encoding uncharacterized protein, which translates to MAAAMFPRLAAMAALVALMCAVAVAQKVPAIGGAPVCDGVDQNVVNACFKSFGEGNKDATADRIISGKVSQVQVDCCVAFGGHSCLCKMKKAWKAPAQSKSAQVECVKQKAC; encoded by the coding sequence atggcagCAGCAATGTTCCCGAGGCTCGCTGCCATGGCGGCGCTGGTCGCCCTGATGTGCGCCGTCGCTGTGGCCCAGAAGGTACCTGCCATAGGCGGTGCGCCGGTGTGCGACGGTGTCGATCAGAACGTCGTGAATGCGTGCTTCAAGAGCTTCGGAGAAGGTAACAAAGATGCCACTGCCGACAGGATTATTTCGGGTAAAGTCAGTCAGGTTCAAGTGGACTGCTGCGTCGCCTTTGGAGGCCACTCATGCCTCTGCAAGATGAAGAAGGCGTGGAAGGCTCCGGCTCAAAGCAAAAGTGCCCAGGTGGAATGCGTCAAGCAAAAGGCCTGCTAA